The proteins below are encoded in one region of Gopherus flavomarginatus isolate rGopFla2 chromosome 12, rGopFla2.mat.asm, whole genome shotgun sequence:
- the LOC127032762 gene encoding DLA class II histocompatibility antigen, DR-1 beta chain-like isoform X8, translating into MGAGRILGAGSRWAGALLVTLTVLRTHLAHCMEPPEHFLYQTKHECYFTNGTERVRYLYRHIYDRQPLAHFDSDLGVYVVDTELGRPSAEYWNSRPEILAQQRGEADRFCRHNYGVAQTGKMVGRTVLPKVKVSPTKSGSQPHSHLLVCSVTGFYPSGIEIKWLKNGQEQTAGVVSTELLQNGDWTFQILVMLEMSPRRGDVYTCQVEHISLQGPLAVHWEAQSDSARSKMLTGVGGFVLGLIFLAPGLLIYLKNKKGRPVPQPAGLLS; encoded by the exons ATGGGGGCGGGTCGGATCCTGGGGGCCGGGAGCCGCTGGGCTGGGGCTCTGCTAGTGACACTGACGGTGCTGAGAACCCACCTGGCTCATTGCATGGAGCCCCCAG agcatttcctgtaccAGACAAAGCACGAGTGTTACTTCACCAACGGCACCGAGCGGGTCCGGTATCTGTACCGGCACATCTACGACCGGCAGCCGCTCGCGCACTTCGACAGCGACCTGGGGGTGTACGTGGTGGACACGGAGCTGGGGCGGCCGAGCGCCGAGTACTGGAACAGCCGGCCCGAGATCCTGGCGCAACAGCGGGGTGAGGCGGACCGGTTCTGCCGGCACAACTACGGGGTGGCGCAGACGGGGAAGATGGTCGGCCGCACAG tTCTGCCCAAGGTGAAAGTTTCCCCCACGAAATcagggtcccagccccactcccacctgctGGTTTGCTCCGTGACGGGGTTTTACCCCTCGGGGATCGAGATCAAGTGGCTGAAGAATGGGCAGGAGCAGACGGCCGGGGTGGTGTCCACAGAGCTGCTCCAGAACGGAGACTGGACCTTCCAGATCCTGGTGATGCTGGAGATGAGCCCCCGGCGCGGGGACGTCTACACCTGCCAGGTGGAGCACATCAGCCTGCAGGGCCCCCTCGCCGTGCACTGGG AGGCGCAGTCTGACTCCGCCAGGAGCAAGATGCTGACGGGGGTCGGGGGCTTCGTGCTGGGGCTGATCTTCCTGGCGCCCGGACTCCTCATCTACCTGAAGAATAAGAAAG gGCGCCCTGTTCCCCAACCTGCAG
- the LOC127032762 gene encoding DLA class II histocompatibility antigen, DR-1 beta chain-like isoform X3, whose protein sequence is MGAGRILGAGSRWAGALLVTLTVLRTHLAHCMEPPEHFLYQTKHECYFTNGTERVRYLYRHIYDRQPLAHFDSDLGVYVVDTELGRPSAEYWNSRPEILAQQRGEADRFCRHNYGVAQTGKMVGRTVLPKVKVSPTKSGSQPHSHLLVCSVTGFYPSGIEIKWLKNGQEQTAGVVSTELLQNGDWTFQILVMLEMSPRRGDVYTCQVEHISLQGPLAVHWEAQSDSARSKMLTGVGGFVLGLIFLAPGLLIYLKNKKGRPVPQPAGLLS, encoded by the exons ATGGGGGCGGGTCGGATCCTGGGGGCCGGGAGCCGCTGGGCTGGGGCTCTGCTAGTGACACTGACGGTGCTGAGAACCCACCTGGCTCATTGCATGGAGCCCCCAG agcatttcctgtaccAGACAAAGCACGAGTGTTACTTCACCAACGGCACCGAGCGGGTCCGGTATCTGTACCGGCACATCTACGACCGGCAGCCGCTCGCGCACTTCGACAGCGACCTGGGGGTGTACGTGGTGGACACGGAGCTGGGGCGGCCGAGCGCCGAGTACTGGAACAGCCGGCCCGAGATCCTGGCGCAACAGCGGGGTGAGGCGGACCGGTTCTGCCGGCACAACTACGGGGTGGCGCAGACGGGGAAGATGGTCGGCCGCACAG tTCTGCCCAAGGTGAAAGTTTCCCCCACGAAATcagggtcccagccccactcccacctgctGGTTTGCTCCGTGACGGGGTTTTACCCCTCGGGGATCGAGATCAAGTGGCTGAAGAATGGGCAGGAGCAGACGGCCGGGGTGGTGTCCACAGAGCTGCTCCAGAACGGAGACTGGACCTTCCAGATCCTGGTGATGCTGGAGATGAGCCCCCGGCGCGGGGACGTCTACACCTGCCAGGTGGAGCACATCAGCCTGCAGGGCCCCCTCGCCGTGCACTGGG AGGCGCAGTCTGACTCCGCCAGGAGCAAGATGCTGACGGGGGTCGGGGGCTTCGTGCTGGGGCTGATCTTCCTGGCGCCCGGACTCCTCATCTACCTGAAGAATAAGAAAG
- the LOC127032762 gene encoding DLA class II histocompatibility antigen, DR-1 beta chain-like isoform X9 encodes MGAGRILGAGSRWAGALLVTLTVLRTHLAHCMEPPEHFLYQTKHECYFTNGTERVRYLYRHIYDRQPLAHFDSDLGVYVVDTELGRPSAEYWNSRPEILAQQRGEADRFCRHNYGVAQTGKMVGRTVLPKVKVSPTKSGSQPHSHLLVCSVTGFYPSGIEIKWLKNGQEQTAGVVSTELLQNGDWTFQILVMLEMSPRRGDVYTCQVEHISLQGPLAVHWEAQSDSARSKMLTGVGGFVLGLIFLAPGLLIYLKNKKGRPVPQPAGLLS; translated from the exons ATGGGGGCGGGTCGGATCCTGGGGGCCGGGAGCCGCTGGGCTGGGGCTCTGCTAGTGACACTGACGGTGCTGAGAACCCACCTGGCTCATTGCATGGAGCCCCCAG agcatttcctgtaccAGACAAAGCACGAGTGTTACTTCACCAACGGCACCGAGCGGGTCCGGTATCTGTACCGGCACATCTACGACCGGCAGCCGCTCGCGCACTTCGACAGCGACCTGGGGGTGTACGTGGTGGACACGGAGCTGGGGCGGCCGAGCGCCGAGTACTGGAACAGCCGGCCCGAGATCCTGGCGCAACAGCGGGGTGAGGCGGACCGGTTCTGCCGGCACAACTACGGGGTGGCGCAGACGGGGAAGATGGTCGGCCGCACAG tTCTGCCCAAGGTGAAAGTTTCCCCCACGAAATcagggtcccagccccactcccacctgctGGTTTGCTCCGTGACGGGGTTTTACCCCTCGGGGATCGAGATCAAGTGGCTGAAGAATGGGCAGGAGCAGACGGCCGGGGTGGTGTCCACAGAGCTGCTCCAGAACGGAGACTGGACCTTCCAGATCCTGGTGATGCTGGAGATGAGCCCCCGGCGCGGGGACGTCTACACCTGCCAGGTGGAGCACATCAGCCTGCAGGGCCCCCTCGCCGTGCACTGGG AGGCGCAGTCTGACTCCGCCAGGAGCAAGATGCTGACGGGGGTCGGGGGCTTCGTGCTGGGGCTGATCTTCCTGGCGCCCGGACTCCTCATCTACCTGAAGAATAAGAAAG gGCGCCCTGTTCCCCAACCTGCAG ggctCCTGAGTTAG